The following nucleotide sequence is from Nesterenkonia xinjiangensis.
GCCTCGGACGCAGGACGCTCGCGGATCCTCGTGGAGCGAGTGGAGGAGTCCGAGACGGTGATGCGAGTGCATATCCTGCCGAGCCGAGCGGCCTCGGTGCCGGAGATCCTCGAGCAGCTGAGAACCGTCACTGATCTGCTGGCCTTCGCCTGGCTCGAGACGTCCCCCGCGCTCACCTTCGAGGCAAGGGTCCACGGCGACGACAGTCGCCTCCTCGACGACTACCGGGTGACCTGCTCCGCACCGGGGACGCATCTCGGTGCGGGAGAGCGGGCACGCCCGCGCGTCGGGGGACCGCTGTTCACCGGCGAGCAGCGGCCCTTCGCGAAGCTGCTGGAGGCCTGGCGCGTCCTGCGCACCCGACACCGCACCTCGTTGACGATGCTGGTGGCCGCCAGGGCGCTCCCCGAGGAGTTCCAGGAGGCTGCGCTGCTGGTCCTGCTCGGCTCTGCGGAGGCGCTCTACGCCACCTCCTCCGGCCTGCGGCGCCGGGAGATCAAGGACTCGACCCTGCGGCGGAAGCTGGAGCACCTTGCCGACCGTGTCAGCTTCCACGAGGTCATGCCGCACCAGGTGACCGCCGCCGCATGGGCGGAGCAGGCGGCCAGGCTGCGGAGCACCTTCACGCACAGCGGGCGGGTGGACTCCGGGTCCCAGGCCGAGCTGCGTCATATGGCGAAGCTGACCGCCGGCGTCGTGGTCCTGGCGCTGCTGCGCGAGCTGGGCATCCCTGCAGCGGAGGGCCGGCAGCGACTGCCCGGCCACCTGGCGCTGCGTGACGACATGCCTACACCTCGTGGCACGCCTGAGCGACGCCGGGGCGACCCCGCTCAGGGACCGCCACCAGCACGCGGGGGGAAGACCCCGACCCCTCGTGACGTCGGAACCCGGCCCCAGAGGCCAGCGAGGAGATCATCATGAGCATCGCGAGCACATCCCCGGCATATGCGGATCCGCACCATGGCTCCAGAGACGAGATCTTCGCACTCGGCGGCCGTCATGCCCCTGGGACCGGCGAATCCCCAGACCCGACGATCCGGCACGCCCGGCAGGAGGAATCGCAGATGACGGTGTGGGACATGCTGCGCGTGGTGCGCCGATACTGGAGATCCGCCTGCGCGCTCTTCATCCTGGGGCTGCTGGTCGGCGTCACGTTCTTCGTCCTGGCACCGCGTGAGTACACCTCCACGGCCCGGATCTACGTGACCACCGCCACCGGAGACGACCTCTCACAGCTGCAGCTGGGACGCTCGGTCTCCGAGCAGATCGTGGCCAGCTACGCGGATCTGGTGGGCACCGCCGTCGTCCTGGAGCCGGTCATGCAGCAGGTGGGAGCCGAGGAGCCCCTGGCTGACTTCGCGGACTCCGTCGACGCCTCCGTGGTCGAGGGGACCACTCTGTTGGAGGTCTCGGTGCGGGCCTCCACACCGGAGGTCTCGGCCGCGCGGACCGAGGCCCTGACGGACAGCCTCGTGGAGTTCATCGGCGATCTCGAGGAGATGCAGGGTGCACCCCAGGACCTGATCTCGGTCAGCATCATGCAGCCGGCCGTGATCCCGGAGGTCCCCACCTCACCGCAACCGCTGATGGTGTTCGGGGGAGCGCTGGGAGGCGGGGCCGCGTTGGGGCTCGGTGTCGCCGCCCTGCGGGAGAGTCTCAATCGACGAGTGCGGGACCGCCACGACGTGCAGGTCGCCTCGTCGCTTCCGGTGCTCGAGATGGACCTGGGGGCCGACGACGGCGACACCTTGACGCCCGCCGTCAGGCGGATCCTCGCCCCGATGCAGGCGCTGCGTGCCCGGTCCGGAGGCAGAGGCGCCGACGGGCCCGCGCCGGTGACGTTGGTGGCCTCGGTGGATCCGGAGGTGCTCTCGGCCGAGGTGGCGGAGCGGCTGGCTCGCTCGGCGGCCGAAGACGGCTTCCGCGTCCTGCTGATCGAGGCCTCCGGGGGCAACGCCTGGGCAGGGTCCGGCTTCTCGCGGGCCGCTGAGGTCGCGGTGAACGGCCGGGCGCCGATGTCGCAGGGACGGCGGCGGAACGCCGCAGCCGGGATCGACGTGATGAGCCTGGACCATCCGATCGGGACGCTGGAGGACGACCTCCTGCACACCCGGGAGACGCTGGACCGCGCCCGCGCCGCCTGCGACCTGGTGATCCTGAGTGCGGCACCGGTGACCGCCGACGCCCGAGGGCTCGGGCTGGCCGGCGACGCCGACGCCACCTGGCTCGTGGTCCGCGCCGGGCACACACTGATGGACGACCTGTCCGGCGCCCTGGACCTGCTCGAGGGGCTGACCCGCTCCCTCGCCGGGACCATCGTGGTGGGATCCCGTCCGCCGTCCAGCCGGGCCGCGAGGCGGCTCGGCCGGAGGGCCCG
It contains:
- a CDS encoding HEPN domain-containing protein produces the protein MTPHSSREAAGCWWPAGAPGSALSGTVTGALLGEEAPPAALRLTLEASAPENAQAMIAALRRPPAVLHGLLDGRAATAWTREVMAETGTLYVELEVLLIGAHLMGSEDRRLQEAEMRLDSLQVGQILVGAGPWTGSLPLGGDASDSAPPAGTGQASDAGRSRILVERVEESETVMRVHILPSRAASVPEILEQLRTVTDLLAFAWLETSPALTFEARVHGDDSRLLDDYRVTCSAPGTHLGAGERARPRVGGPLFTGEQRPFAKLLEAWRVLRTRHRTSLTMLVAARALPEEFQEAALLVLLGSAEALYATSSGLRRREIKDSTLRRKLEHLADRVSFHEVMPHQVTAAAWAEQAARLRSTFTHSGRVDSGSQAELRHMAKLTAGVVVLALLRELGIPAAEGRQRLPGHLALRDDMPTPRGTPERRRGDPAQGPPPARGGKTPTPRDVGTRPQRPARRSS
- a CDS encoding Wzz/FepE/Etk N-terminal domain-containing protein; the encoded protein is MSIASTSPAYADPHHGSRDEIFALGGRHAPGTGESPDPTIRHARQEESQMTVWDMLRVVRRYWRSACALFILGLLVGVTFFVLAPREYTSTARIYVTTATGDDLSQLQLGRSVSEQIVASYADLVGTAVVLEPVMQQVGAEEPLADFADSVDASVVEGTTLLEVSVRASTPEVSAARTEALTDSLVEFIGDLEEMQGAPQDLISVSIMQPAVIPEVPTSPQPLMVFGGALGGGAALGLGVAALRESLNRRVRDRHDVQVASSLPVLEMDLGADDGDTLTPAVRRILAPMQALRARSGGRGADGPAPVTLVASVDPEVLSAEVAERLARSAAEDGFRVLLIEASGGNAWAGSGFSRAAEVAVNGRAPMSQGRRRNAAAGIDVMSLDHPIGTLEDDLLHTRETLDRARAACDLVILSAAPVTADARGLGLAGDADATWLVVRAGHTLMDDLSGALDLLEGLTRSLAGTIVVGSRPPSSRAARRLGRRARSRRRRT